A stretch of Rhinopithecus roxellana isolate Shanxi Qingling chromosome 12, ASM756505v1, whole genome shotgun sequence DNA encodes these proteins:
- the LOC115900723 gene encoding zinc finger protein 729-like: MRIIHIGKKPYKCEECGKAFRQSSHLTRHKAIHTGEKPYKCEECGKAFNHFSALRKHKIIHTGEKPYKCEECGKAFKWSSRLTEHKVIHTVEKPCKCEECGKAFRHFPALRKHKIIHTGKKPYKCEECGKAFNNSSTLLKHKIIHTEEKPYKCEECGQAFSHFSHLTKHRIIHTRKKPYKCEECGKAFSQS; encoded by the exons ATGAGG ataattcatattgGGAAGAAACcgtacaaatgtgaagaatgtggcaaagctttcagGCAATCCTCACACCTTACTAGACATAAAGCAATtcatactggggagaaaccctacaaatgtgaagagtgcggcaaagcttttaaccattTCTCAGCCCTTAggaaacataagataattcataccggggagaaaccatacaaatgtgaagaatgtggtaaaGCTTTTAAGTGGTCCTCAAGACTTACGgaacataaggtaattcatactgtAGAGAAACCctgcaaatgtgaagaatgtggcaaagcttttaggCATTTCCCAGCCCTTAGAAAACATAAGATAATCCATACCggaaagaaaccctacaaatgtgaagaatgtggcaaagcttttaacaatTCCTCAACCCTTTtgaaacataagataattcacactgaggagaaaccatacaaatgtgaagaatgtggccaAGCTTTTAGCCATTTCTCACACCTTACTAAACATAGGATAATTCATACAAgaaagaaaccctacaaatgtgaagagtgTGGTAAAGCATTTAGTCAGTCGTAA